A stretch of DNA from Longimicrobium terrae:
CAGGCGAAGTAGCCAGCTTCGGTGCGTTCGCCGGCCGGCTGCGGACGGCGCTGCGCGACACGTGGGGACGCGATACGTTCGATCATCTCATCAACAACGCCGGCCACGGTGACTACGCGCTCATCAGCGAGACGACGGAAGCGCAGTTCGACCGGCTGGTAGACGTGCACTTCAAGGGCGTGTACTTCCTGACCCAGACCCTGCTTCCGCTGATCGCGGACGGCGGGCGGATCGTAAACCTGTCGACGGGGCTCACGCGCATCTCGTATCCCGGGTACGCCGCCTACGCCGCCGTAAAGGGCGCGGTGGAGGTCCTGACGCGGTACATGGCCAAGGAACTCGGCGCGCGCGGCATCGCGGTCAACACGGTGGCGCCGGGCGCCATCGAAACGGATTTCGGCGGCGGCGTGGTGCGCGACAACCCGGAACTCAACAAGGTGTTCGCGGGGATCACCGCCCTCGGCCGCGTCGGCCTCCCCGACGACATCGGGCCGATGATCGCCAATCTCCTCTCCGACGACAACCGCTGGATCACCGCGCAGCGCATCGAGGTCTCCGGCGGCCAGGGCATCTGACCGCACCTCGCCAGAGCGGGACAGATACCTGGAGCTCCGCGGGTCACGGAGGCGCCTGGTTACCTGGGCCGGGCGCTTCTGTGATCTCCAGCATCTCCGCGAGCGCTGATTCAAGGTTGTCCATCAACTCTTCTCGGGTGAGGCCTTGAGAGTTGACGCCGGGAACCTCTTCGATCCAACCAATCCAGTGATTTTTCCCCTTCTGGATTACCGCCGTGTAGTTGTGCTTCATGGCCTCCTCCGGAGTCGCGGGAGCCCAATACTACAACGATTTCGGCAGAGCGGAAGACGGCCGGAAGCCGCCACAGGTGGACACTCCGGACCACCCGCGGCGGCTTCTGTCTGGTCGAGCGCAGGCCGTCGCGCCGCGTGCTTCGCGGGATGTCGGCTTGCCGCCAGCAGATCCGTCGGTGCATCCAGCTCCGCGGGGCAGAATGGGCGGCGAGCGCGAGTGACGCCCCGCGGCGGCTTTGGTGAGGGAAGTCGTATTCGCGCGACGAAAAAAAGAGGCAAACGGAAGAGGTCCGGCCTCGCGGCCGGACCTCTTTTCGTGGCAGACCACGCCTCGAAGCTCAGCTCGCCAGGCGCGCGCGGGGCGGGGCGAACGGGGCGGCAAAGGCCTCGGCGAGCCACGCCGGACGTGCAAGGCCCGCCTCCTCCATGATCTCCACCGCTTCGTCGCCCTCGATCGTCTCGCGGTCCAGCAGCGCGAGGGCCAGCGCGGCGAGCGGTTCGCGGTTGGCCTCCAGCACCTCCTGTGTCCGCACGTACAGGCGCTCCAGAATCGTCTGCACCTCGCGGTCCATGCGGGCGTGCGCCTCCGCGCTCAGGCTGCCCATTTCGCCGTCGTGGATCAGCAGCCCGGTCGCGACGCCCATCCCCAGCTGGTACACCATCTTGCGGGCGATCCCGTTCACCTGCTGCAGGTCGCTCTGCGCGCCGCTGGTGATGGCGAGCGGGCCGAAC
This window harbors:
- a CDS encoding SDR family oxidoreductase; its protein translation is MNTIALVTGGSRGLGRNTATHIARRGGDVVLTWHSRSDEADAAVAEISAMGRKAVALQLDTGEVASFGAFAGRLRTALRDTWGRDTFDHLINNAGHGDYALISETTEAQFDRLVDVHFKGVYFLTQTLLPLIADGGRIVNLSTGLTRISYPGYAAYAAVKGAVEVLTRYMAKELGARGIAVNTVAPGAIETDFGGGVVRDNPELNKVFAGITALGRVGLPDDIGPMIANLLSDDNRWITAQRIEVSGGQGI
- a CDS encoding type II toxin-antitoxin system HicB family antitoxin, whose translation is MKHNYTAVIQKGKNHWIGWIEEVPGVNSQGLTREELMDNLESALAEMLEITEAPGPGNQAPP